In one Mycobacteroides chelonae genomic region, the following are encoded:
- a CDS encoding winged helix-turn-helix transcriptional regulator encodes MLLLTADPNPDAVLPSLSLLAHTVRPVPSEVSSLLEAGSADVAIVDARTDLASARGLCRLLGAAGSSVPVVAVVNEGSLVAVNVDWGLDDILLPGTGPAEIDARLRLLVGRRAGAVNVENASKVVLGELVIDEGTYTARLRGRPLDLTYKEFELLKYLAQHAGRVFTRAQLLQEVWGYDFFGGTRTVDVHVRRLRAKLGGEYESLIGTVRNVGYKAVRPPRAKGDAGGSESAGAVDSDDDAELDDDVLDDVDDDGADEDITAEPGARNAG; translated from the coding sequence CTGTTGCTGCTGACCGCTGACCCAAATCCGGACGCGGTGCTGCCGTCCTTGTCGCTGCTCGCCCATACCGTGCGACCAGTGCCCAGCGAGGTGTCCTCGCTGTTAGAGGCGGGCTCCGCCGACGTGGCGATCGTCGATGCGCGCACCGATCTGGCGTCGGCGCGCGGACTGTGCCGACTGCTGGGCGCGGCCGGATCTTCGGTTCCGGTGGTCGCCGTGGTCAACGAAGGCAGCCTGGTGGCAGTCAACGTCGACTGGGGTCTGGACGACATCCTGCTGCCCGGGACGGGACCCGCCGAGATCGACGCGCGGCTGCGTCTGCTGGTGGGGCGCCGTGCTGGCGCGGTCAACGTGGAGAACGCCAGCAAGGTGGTGCTCGGCGAACTGGTCATCGATGAGGGCACGTACACCGCGCGGTTGCGTGGCCGCCCGCTCGACCTCACCTACAAGGAGTTCGAGCTGCTCAAGTATCTGGCGCAGCATGCCGGCCGGGTATTCACCAGGGCCCAGCTGCTTCAAGAGGTGTGGGGATACGACTTCTTCGGTGGCACCCGCACCGTGGACGTCCATGTGCGACGGCTGCGCGCCAAACTGGGCGGTGAGTACGAATCGCTCATCGGCACCGTGCGCAATGTCGGTTACAAGGCGGTGCGCCCGCCGCGCGCGAAGGGTGATGCCGGCGGATCCGAGAGTGCCGGTGCCGTGGACTCTGATGACGACGCTGAACTGGACGACGACGTGCTCGATGACGTGGATGATGACGGCGCCGACGAGGACATCACCGCCGAACCAGGGGCGCGCAACGCGGGCTGA
- the mshD gene encoding mycothiol synthase: MTEWVPLLDDQRQLQIRELIVEATRVDGIAPVGEQVLRELRGTGAKHLVAEDGDDVAGYLNLVLPDEGAADENATAMAELVVAPGARRRGIGSAMIRLALAEGGDGTRIWAHGDLPPARALAATLGLVALRRLHQMRRPLADLPAISADASVVIRHYAGPQDDSDILRVNNAAFAWHPEQGGWGQDDLSARFAEPWFDPGGLFLAHDAQTGDLLGFHWTKTHLDKPGVGEVYVVGVDPAAQGRGLGHLLTLVGLHHLADAGLGTVLLYVESDNGAALRTYERLGFAVFHTDAAYGRA; encoded by the coding sequence ATGACCGAATGGGTCCCGCTTCTTGATGATCAGCGCCAATTGCAGATACGTGAGTTGATCGTCGAGGCCACTCGCGTCGACGGCATTGCCCCGGTGGGGGAGCAGGTGCTGCGGGAACTGCGTGGAACCGGGGCCAAGCATCTGGTCGCCGAGGACGGCGACGATGTGGCGGGGTACCTGAACTTGGTGCTGCCCGATGAGGGCGCCGCCGACGAGAATGCCACGGCGATGGCCGAATTGGTGGTCGCGCCGGGGGCACGGCGCCGGGGAATCGGCTCGGCGATGATCCGGCTTGCCCTCGCGGAGGGCGGTGACGGTACCCGGATCTGGGCGCATGGCGACCTTCCGCCCGCCCGCGCACTGGCCGCGACGCTCGGACTGGTCGCGTTGCGGCGACTGCACCAGATGCGCCGACCGCTGGCAGATCTGCCTGCCATCTCCGCCGATGCGAGTGTCGTAATCCGCCATTATGCTGGGCCGCAAGATGATTCGGATATTCTGCGGGTCAACAATGCCGCATTCGCCTGGCATCCGGAGCAGGGAGGCTGGGGTCAGGACGATCTGTCCGCCCGGTTTGCCGAACCGTGGTTCGATCCGGGTGGTTTGTTCCTCGCGCACGACGCGCAAACCGGCGATCTTCTCGGATTTCATTGGACCAAAACGCATTTGGACAAGCCCGGAGTGGGCGAGGTGTACGTCGTCGGGGTTGACCCAGCCGCGCAGGGGCGGGGGCTAGGCCATCTGCTGACTCTGGTGGGGCTGCACCATCTGGCTGACGCCGGTCTGGGCACCGTGTTGCTGTACGTCGAGTCGGACAATGGCGCGGCCCTGCGGACGTATGAGCGGCTGGGATTTGCGGTGTTCCACACCGACGCGGCATACGGTCGGGCCTGA
- the pstS gene encoding phosphate ABC transporter substrate-binding protein PstS: MNLKAVNLKSTGTTIFAAAAAVALTAGLAACGSDNTTGGSSSSASGAASGSGECAGKAKLSAEGSSAQKNAFDIFANEYSTACSGKSINYNPTGSGKGRDNFIAGQVDIGGSDSALSEEEAGKAKERCSGNEAWNLPVVFGPIALAYNLPGVDKLVLNADAAAKIFTGAITTWNDPAIAALNPGVTLPDTKVTPVYRKDKSGTSENFGKYLTTAAPESWTKGSSGTWEGGAGESAEKSSGVAEKVKALPGAITYVEKGYADDLKMPYAQIDSGAGAVALTPETAAASVETAKFAGEGNDLKLDLASIYGTKTAGAYPIVLATYEIVCSKGYKDADVAAAVKSFLTVAVNQGQKGLADVGYAPLPTQFKSRLETAIKALS; the protein is encoded by the coding sequence GTGAACCTCAAGGCCGTGAATCTTAAAAGCACCGGCACCACGATCTTCGCGGCAGCCGCCGCGGTCGCCTTGACCGCCGGCCTCGCCGCCTGCGGCAGCGACAACACCACGGGAGGCTCCTCCTCGAGCGCATCGGGCGCTGCTTCCGGCTCGGGTGAGTGTGCGGGCAAGGCCAAGCTGAGCGCCGAGGGTTCGTCGGCCCAGAAGAACGCCTTCGACATCTTCGCCAACGAGTACTCGACCGCGTGCTCCGGCAAGTCGATCAACTACAACCCCACCGGCTCGGGTAAGGGACGCGATAACTTCATCGCCGGACAGGTCGACATCGGCGGCTCCGACTCGGCGCTGTCCGAAGAAGAAGCGGGCAAGGCAAAGGAGCGCTGCAGCGGCAACGAGGCGTGGAACCTGCCCGTCGTCTTCGGCCCAATTGCCTTGGCGTACAACCTTCCCGGTGTCGACAAGCTGGTTCTGAACGCGGACGCGGCCGCCAAGATCTTCACCGGCGCCATCACTACCTGGAACGACCCGGCCATCGCCGCCCTCAACCCGGGTGTGACGCTGCCGGACACCAAGGTCACCCCCGTGTACCGCAAGGACAAGTCCGGTACCAGTGAGAACTTCGGCAAGTACCTCACCACCGCCGCGCCGGAGAGCTGGACCAAGGGCAGCAGCGGTACCTGGGAGGGCGGCGCCGGTGAGAGCGCCGAGAAGTCCTCGGGTGTGGCCGAGAAGGTCAAGGCTCTGCCCGGTGCCATCACCTACGTGGAGAAGGGCTACGCCGACGACCTCAAGATGCCGTACGCCCAGATCGACAGCGGTGCCGGCGCCGTCGCGCTGACCCCGGAGACCGCTGCCGCCTCGGTGGAGACCGCCAAGTTCGCGGGCGAGGGCAACGACCTCAAGCTGGACCTGGCCTCGATCTATGGGACCAAGACAGCCGGTGCCTACCCGATCGTGCTGGCCACCTACGAGATCGTCTGCTCCAAGGGCTACAAGGACGCTGACGTCGCCGCCGCGGTGAAGTCGTTCCTGACGGTCGCGGTGAACCAGGGCCAGAAGGGTCTGGCCGATGTCGGCTACGCCCCGCTGCCCACGCAGTTCAAGTCCCGTCTGGAGACGGCCATCAAGGCGCTCTCTTAG
- the pstC gene encoding phosphate ABC transporter permease subunit PstC, giving the protein MSSQTSGIDPVGVARPADLDGSVFEEKPQPMSDEGDHQPPAKATNTVTKTVTRPGDRIFSGLAKGSGVFVVALIGLVAVFLILRAVPALSNDDENFFLYNGPWRTDDTAHMQFGVLDLFQVTVFVSVFALLLAMPVALGIAIYLTEYAPARVRGPLAYVIDLLAAVPSIVYGLWGIYVLAPAIAPVALWLNRNLGFIPLFADSPVNIGGGGNLFTGGIVLAVMILPIIAAVTREVFIQTPKGQIEAALALGATKWEVVRTTIIPFGTSGYISGSMLGLGRALGETIALMLILSGTSVAFGWSLFDSGSTFATHIASNASEFNNELEAGAYIAAGLVLFVLTFLVNSAARAVVGGKGRA; this is encoded by the coding sequence ATGAGCAGCCAGACCAGCGGGATCGATCCCGTGGGGGTAGCCCGTCCGGCGGATCTTGACGGATCGGTCTTCGAGGAGAAGCCACAACCCATGAGCGACGAGGGCGACCATCAGCCACCCGCCAAGGCCACCAATACGGTCACGAAGACGGTCACCCGTCCCGGCGACCGCATCTTCTCCGGACTCGCCAAGGGGTCAGGTGTATTTGTTGTCGCGCTCATCGGTCTGGTGGCCGTATTCCTGATCCTGCGTGCCGTGCCGGCGCTGAGTAACGACGACGAGAACTTCTTCCTCTACAACGGGCCATGGCGCACTGACGACACGGCGCACATGCAATTCGGCGTGCTCGATCTGTTCCAGGTCACCGTCTTCGTCTCGGTCTTCGCGCTCTTACTCGCGATGCCGGTGGCTCTGGGCATCGCGATCTACCTGACCGAGTACGCACCCGCGCGGGTGCGTGGTCCGCTTGCCTACGTCATCGATCTACTGGCCGCGGTGCCGTCCATCGTCTACGGCCTGTGGGGCATCTACGTACTGGCTCCGGCGATCGCGCCGGTTGCCCTGTGGCTCAACAGAAATCTCGGATTCATCCCGCTCTTCGCCGATAGCCCCGTGAACATCGGAGGCGGCGGCAACCTGTTCACCGGCGGCATTGTGCTGGCGGTGATGATCCTGCCGATCATCGCGGCCGTGACGCGCGAGGTCTTCATTCAGACCCCCAAGGGGCAGATCGAGGCCGCGCTTGCGCTGGGTGCCACCAAATGGGAAGTGGTGCGCACCACCATCATTCCTTTCGGTACCTCCGGATATATCAGCGGTTCCATGCTGGGGCTCGGCCGTGCGCTGGGCGAGACTATCGCGCTGATGCTGATCCTGTCGGGCACCTCGGTGGCGTTCGGATGGTCGCTGTTCGACAGCGGAAGCACCTTTGCAACCCATATCGCTTCCAACGCATCGGAATTCAATAACGAACTAGAGGCCGGAGCATACATCGCGGCGGGGCTGGTGCTGTTCGTGCTGACATTCCTGGTGAACTCGGCGGCCCGTGCCGTCGTCGGCGGAAAGGGCCGGGCATGA
- the pstA gene encoding phosphate ABC transporter permease PstA has protein sequence MTSTLDRPVKEPAFHPLSGRRKATNALATVLVSAAVLIALIPLVWVLYTVFDRGFTAVLSADWWFKSQNMMTNRIAGGGAYHAIVGTLFQGLFCAIISVPIGIFVAIYLVEYGANSRLAKVTTFMVDILTGVPSIVAALFIYALWVATLGLPRSGLAVSLALVLLMIPVVVRSSEEMLKIVPNDLREASFALGVPKWKTIARIVLPTALSGVVTGVMLALARVMGETAPLLVLVGYSKLINYDMFGGEMASLPGMMLDQRSGSVVGLAESRLWGAALTLILLVAILNVIAKLISRFFAPKKV, from the coding sequence ATGACCTCGACTCTCGACAGGCCCGTGAAGGAGCCCGCCTTCCATCCGCTCTCGGGCCGGCGCAAGGCCACCAACGCCCTTGCCACGGTGTTGGTCTCGGCCGCGGTGCTGATCGCGCTGATCCCGCTGGTGTGGGTGCTGTACACGGTGTTCGACCGTGGATTCACCGCCGTCCTCAGTGCGGACTGGTGGTTCAAATCGCAGAACATGATGACCAACCGGATCGCGGGCGGCGGTGCCTATCACGCCATCGTCGGCACGCTGTTCCAAGGTCTGTTCTGCGCGATCATCTCGGTGCCCATCGGCATCTTCGTGGCCATCTACCTGGTCGAGTACGGTGCGAACTCCCGGTTGGCCAAGGTCACCACGTTCATGGTCGACATCCTGACCGGTGTGCCGTCCATCGTCGCCGCGCTCTTCATCTACGCCCTGTGGGTGGCCACGCTCGGGCTGCCGCGGTCGGGCCTTGCGGTCTCACTGGCCTTGGTGCTGTTGATGATTCCGGTGGTGGTGCGTTCCTCGGAGGAAATGCTCAAGATCGTCCCGAATGATCTGCGCGAAGCCTCCTTTGCCCTGGGCGTGCCCAAGTGGAAGACCATCGCGCGCATCGTGCTGCCGACGGCACTCTCGGGTGTGGTCACCGGTGTGATGCTGGCGCTGGCACGCGTCATGGGCGAGACCGCGCCGCTGCTCGTGCTCGTCGGTTACAGCAAGCTGATCAACTACGACATGTTCGGCGGGGAGATGGCCTCACTCCCGGGCATGATGCTCGATCAGCGCAGTGGTTCGGTGGTGGGTCTTGCCGAGTCCCGGCTCTGGGGCGCTGCCCTCACCCTCATCTTGTTGGTCGCGATTCTCAACGTGATCGCCAAACTCATTTCGCGTTTCTTCGCGCCCAAAAAGGTCTAG
- the pstB gene encoding phosphate ABC transporter ATP-binding protein PstB, with protein sequence MAKRLDLKDVNIYYGKFHAVQDVALSVPPRSVTAFIGPSGCGKSTVLRTLNRMHEVTPGARVEGSVLLDGADIYGAGVDPVSVRKTIGMVFQRPNPFPTMSIRDNVVAGLRLQGVRSKKTLDEVAERSLQGANLWNEVKDRLDRPGGGLSGGQQQRLCIARAIAVQPDVLLMDEPCSALDPISTLAIEDLISELKQEFTIVIVTHNMQQAARVSDQTAFFNLEAAGKPGMLVEIDDTEKIFSNPSQKATEDYISGRFG encoded by the coding sequence ATGGCCAAGCGTCTCGATCTCAAGGACGTCAACATCTACTACGGCAAGTTTCATGCCGTTCAGGATGTCGCGCTGTCGGTTCCGCCCCGCAGCGTGACGGCGTTCATCGGCCCGTCCGGTTGCGGCAAGTCGACGGTGCTGCGCACCCTCAACCGGATGCACGAGGTGACGCCCGGTGCCCGCGTCGAGGGTTCGGTGCTGCTCGATGGAGCCGACATCTACGGTGCCGGGGTTGACCCGGTGTCGGTGCGTAAGACCATCGGCATGGTGTTTCAACGGCCAAACCCATTCCCCACCATGTCGATTCGCGACAACGTGGTGGCCGGCCTGCGGTTGCAGGGTGTGCGCAGCAAGAAGACCCTTGACGAGGTCGCTGAGCGTTCGCTGCAGGGCGCCAACCTGTGGAACGAGGTCAAGGACCGTCTCGACCGCCCGGGCGGCGGGCTCTCCGGCGGTCAGCAGCAGCGTCTGTGCATCGCCAGAGCCATCGCCGTGCAGCCGGACGTGCTGCTGATGGACGAGCCGTGCTCGGCCTTGGACCCCATCTCCACGCTGGCCATCGAGGATCTGATCTCCGAGCTCAAGCAGGAGTTCACCATCGTCATCGTCACGCACAACATGCAGCAGGCCGCCCGCGTCAGTGATCAGACCGCGTTCTTCAACCTGGAGGCCGCAGGCAAGCCGGGCATGCTGGTGGAAATCGACGACACCGAGAAGATCTTCTCCAACCCCAGCCAGAAGGCCACCGAGGACTACATCTCCGGTCGTTTCGGCTGA
- a CDS encoding NADP-dependent oxidoreductase, protein MTRAVQFDQYGDIDVLQVREVPRPAPGPTDVLVQVRAAGINPGEAKIRTGMLHDRFPATFPSGQGSDLAGVVVEVGHSVARFAPGDEVFGYTDDRASHAELVVVPASQLVTKPESLSWEVAGSLFVAGTTAYAAVGSVDLAPGDVVAVSGAAGGVGTIAVQLAKAAGATVIGIAGPGNDEWLTAHGVIPVNYGDGLADRIKAAAPEGRVDAFLDLFGGGYVELALNELGVELRRIDTIIDFAAIERYGVQSVGNAEGASAQVLAELAALIVDGKLDVIVAQTFPLDEVRNAYELLERQHTRGKIVLVP, encoded by the coding sequence ATGACAAGGGCAGTGCAGTTCGACCAGTACGGCGACATCGATGTCCTGCAGGTGCGTGAGGTGCCGCGTCCAGCACCCGGGCCCACGGACGTGCTTGTGCAGGTGCGGGCCGCGGGAATCAACCCCGGTGAGGCGAAGATCCGTACCGGGATGCTGCACGACCGTTTCCCTGCCACCTTCCCCTCCGGGCAGGGCAGCGACCTGGCGGGTGTCGTGGTGGAGGTCGGCCACAGCGTGGCGCGTTTTGCACCAGGGGACGAGGTGTTCGGCTATACCGACGATCGGGCCAGTCACGCCGAGCTCGTCGTTGTTCCGGCCAGCCAGCTGGTGACCAAGCCCGAGAGTTTGTCGTGGGAGGTGGCGGGCAGTCTGTTCGTCGCGGGTACCACCGCCTACGCCGCGGTCGGCTCGGTTGATCTGGCTCCGGGTGACGTGGTTGCCGTCTCTGGCGCGGCGGGTGGAGTGGGCACCATCGCCGTACAGCTCGCCAAGGCCGCTGGTGCGACCGTGATCGGTATCGCGGGGCCGGGTAACGACGAGTGGCTCACCGCGCATGGCGTCATCCCGGTCAACTACGGCGACGGGCTGGCGGACCGCATCAAGGCAGCAGCGCCCGAGGGGCGGGTCGACGCCTTCCTCGACCTCTTCGGCGGGGGCTACGTGGAGCTGGCGCTCAATGAGCTTGGAGTGGAGCTGCGGCGAATCGACACCATCATCGATTTCGCGGCGATCGAGCGATACGGCGTGCAAAGTGTGGGAAACGCCGAAGGCGCCTCTGCGCAGGTGCTCGCCGAGCTGGCCGCACTGATTGTCGACGGAAAGCTGGATGTGATTGTCGCGCAGACGTTCCCGCTGGACGAGGTGCGCAATGCGTACGAACTTCTAGAGCGGCAGCACACCCGGGGAAAGATCGTTTTGGTGCCTTAG
- the phoU gene encoding phosphate signaling complex protein PhoU yields MRTAFQEQLSSLSAQLGEMCGLAGAAMERATRALLQADLVLAEQVISDHEQITAMSAAAEENAFAILALQAPVAGDLREVVSSIQIVADVDRMGALALHVAKIARRRHPQHALPEEVNGYFAEMGRVAVDLGNSAQEVLLTRDPEKAARINEEDDAMDDLHRHLFTVLMDREWKHGVAAAVDVTLLGRFYERFADHAVEVARRVIFQVTGALPPEGQGHDHLTSL; encoded by the coding sequence ATGCGTACCGCGTTTCAGGAGCAGCTGTCCTCACTATCGGCACAGCTGGGGGAGATGTGTGGGTTGGCCGGAGCCGCCATGGAGCGGGCCACTCGTGCACTGCTGCAGGCCGATCTCGTGCTCGCCGAGCAGGTCATCTCCGACCACGAGCAGATCACCGCGATGAGCGCCGCCGCCGAGGAGAATGCCTTCGCCATCTTGGCCCTGCAGGCTCCCGTGGCCGGAGACCTCCGCGAGGTTGTCAGCAGCATCCAGATCGTCGCCGACGTGGACCGGATGGGCGCTCTGGCGCTGCACGTCGCCAAGATCGCCCGGCGCCGCCATCCGCAGCACGCACTGCCCGAAGAGGTCAACGGATACTTTGCCGAAATGGGCCGCGTCGCGGTCGATTTGGGTAACAGTGCGCAAGAGGTGCTGCTGACTCGCGACCCGGAGAAGGCCGCTCGCATCAACGAGGAAGACGATGCGATGGATGACCTGCACCGGCATTTGTTCACCGTGCTCATGGACCGCGAGTGGAAGCACGGAGTGGCGGCCGCCGTCGACGTGACGCTGCTGGGCCGCTTCTACGAGCGCTTCGCCGATCACGCGGTCGAGGTCGCCCGCCGGGTCATCTTCCAGGTAACCGGCGCCCTGCCGCCCGAGGGACAGGGCCACGACCACCTGACGTCGCTCTGA
- a CDS encoding LCP family protein, giving the protein MGDGPNATPAQPRAYGAAPWERAIEPVGSHPDIDVAPERSNTPWTPPPALNHSLPDPTDDEWTRRLEIEQSVRETLRAEPSSRSPRPAPGQAARPPRPAPSGAKPTPAPEETAPSAHETGSHSLSVADLLAREGAGGGRRSRRHARSEDEDRAEEPTPGPIADESHTDVLPQVPQDMPHLDHHPDEHPDFVDYPDDAPLYDKAAAGRVRASNLDDNIDTRAIPIRVGNPEASVREPEPKRSRRPIYLGRSIAAVVAVCSLALTGGAWQWSNVKNNRLNRVEALDPNSHDIRDPNAQYGDENFLIIGVDTRAGANSNMGAGDTSDAEGTRSDTIMLVNIPANRKRVAVVSFPRDLAIQPTLCEVWNEDTRSYGPDKAYTETKLNSAFAYGGPKCLVKVIQKMSGLNINRFLGVDFAGFSKMVDALGGVEVCTPTPIEDYELGTVLENAGRQTIDGHTALQYVRARQVTTEYNGDYGRIKRQQLFLSSLLRSMISHNTFFSLSKLNNVVNTFIDDSYVDNIRTKDLVDLGQSLQDVKAGRITFLTVPTDGTDSEGNETPRTTDIRKIFDAIINDDPLPGELQPDGTRVPMPGTTTQDTTLASSEHGAASELGETSTATPTPAATPSEPVDLVTTEPSEINVHVSNSTGQTGLAASAASQLTHYGFGITTTDDYPSALPSTTVFFSPGHEQQAATVAASFGGAKLQRINGAQTTVRVVLGSDYASTANLQAPPAAGSTVPLQLSSGAMAPAELPMDLTVVNAGDATCG; this is encoded by the coding sequence ATGGGTGATGGCCCCAACGCCACTCCTGCCCAACCACGCGCATATGGCGCGGCCCCATGGGAACGCGCCATCGAGCCCGTTGGCAGTCATCCTGACATCGACGTGGCGCCGGAACGATCCAACACACCGTGGACACCACCGCCGGCCCTGAATCACTCGCTGCCTGACCCCACCGACGACGAGTGGACCCGGCGCTTGGAGATCGAGCAGTCGGTCCGCGAGACGCTGCGCGCCGAGCCGTCGTCACGTTCTCCCCGGCCCGCACCGGGACAGGCCGCACGGCCTCCCCGACCGGCTCCCAGCGGAGCCAAGCCAACTCCCGCGCCGGAGGAGACCGCGCCGTCGGCACACGAGACCGGCTCGCACTCCCTGTCCGTGGCCGACCTCCTGGCCCGCGAGGGTGCTGGCGGTGGGCGCCGATCGAGGCGGCACGCTCGCTCAGAGGACGAGGACCGCGCCGAGGAGCCCACTCCCGGCCCGATCGCCGACGAGAGCCACACCGATGTCCTGCCGCAGGTGCCGCAGGACATGCCCCATCTCGATCACCACCCCGATGAACACCCCGACTTTGTGGACTACCCGGACGACGCCCCCCTCTATGACAAGGCCGCCGCGGGCCGCGTACGGGCATCGAATCTGGACGACAACATCGACACCCGCGCCATTCCGATCCGGGTGGGCAATCCGGAAGCCTCTGTTCGGGAACCTGAACCCAAGCGCTCGCGGCGGCCCATCTACCTCGGACGCTCCATCGCCGCCGTCGTCGCGGTGTGCTCCCTGGCGCTGACCGGCGGTGCGTGGCAGTGGAGCAACGTCAAGAACAACCGACTCAACCGCGTCGAGGCGCTGGACCCCAACTCTCACGATATTCGCGATCCCAACGCTCAATACGGCGACGAGAACTTCCTGATCATCGGCGTGGACACCCGGGCAGGCGCCAATAGCAACATGGGAGCCGGAGACACCTCCGACGCCGAGGGCACCCGCTCGGACACCATCATGTTGGTCAACATCCCGGCGAACCGTAAGCGTGTCGCGGTGGTGTCCTTCCCGCGTGATCTGGCGATCCAGCCGACACTGTGCGAGGTCTGGAACGAGGACACCCGGTCCTACGGACCCGATAAGGCATACACCGAAACCAAACTCAATTCGGCATTCGCATACGGCGGACCCAAGTGTCTGGTCAAGGTCATCCAGAAGATGTCGGGGTTGAACATCAACCGCTTCCTCGGGGTGGACTTCGCCGGCTTCTCCAAGATGGTCGACGCGCTCGGCGGCGTCGAGGTGTGCACGCCCACGCCGATCGAAGACTACGAGCTGGGCACCGTGCTGGAAAACGCTGGGCGCCAAACGATTGACGGGCACACCGCCCTGCAGTACGTGCGCGCACGCCAGGTCACCACCGAATACAACGGCGACTACGGACGCATCAAGCGCCAGCAGTTGTTCCTGTCGTCCCTGCTGCGTTCGATGATCTCGCACAACACGTTCTTCTCGTTGAGCAAGCTCAACAACGTGGTGAACACCTTCATCGACGACTCCTACGTCGACAACATCAGGACCAAAGACCTTGTGGACCTGGGGCAGTCGCTCCAGGACGTGAAGGCCGGCCGAATCACCTTCCTGACGGTGCCGACCGACGGCACCGATTCCGAAGGCAATGAGACGCCCCGCACCACGGATATCCGAAAGATCTTCGACGCCATCATCAATGACGATCCGCTGCCCGGCGAGCTGCAGCCCGACGGCACCCGCGTTCCGATGCCCGGCACCACCACCCAGGACACCACGTTGGCGTCCAGCGAGCACGGAGCAGCAAGCGAGCTCGGCGAAACATCCACCGCCACACCAACTCCGGCCGCCACACCAAGCGAGCCCGTCGATCTGGTAACCACCGAGCCCAGCGAGATCAATGTGCACGTGTCCAACAGCACGGGCCAAACGGGCCTGGCAGCGTCGGCTGCGAGCCAATTGACCCACTATGGATTCGGCATCACCACTACCGATGACTATCCGTCCGCCCTGCCCTCCACCACAGTCTTTTTCTCGCCGGGGCACGAGCAGCAGGCCGCGACCGTTGCCGCCTCCTTCGGCGGTGCCAAGCTCCAGCGAATCAACGGCGCGCAAACCACCGTGCGTGTGGTCCTGGGCAGTGACTACGCCTCCACCGCGAACTTGCAGGCTCCGCCCGCCGCCGGCTCGACCGTGCCGTTACAGCTGTCCTCGGGCGCGATGGCGCCCGCCGAGCTCCCCATGGACCTGACGGTCGTCAATGCCGGCGACGCTACCTGCGGATAG